In a genomic window of Leptospira hartskeerlii:
- the murC gene encoding UDP-N-acetylmuramate--L-alanine ligase, producing MESGSLKQRLGFSKPFFLGIGGSGMSSLAHILADAGFEVSGYDGKKSQVTENLEKKGVKIFSKLDDLGENIDYDSAIYSSAIRLDSHPIAIFFKQKGIRFFHRSEVLHSCFEHLTCIAVGGSHGKTTTTAMTAHILNDLGYSPSVMVGGDVSFLNGVGGRFSSGKIGVFESDESDGTFLNHKAQVRILTNIDEDHLDFYHTREKLLEAFSKFISSGTETVVLDLDDPGISDCLELIQDKSKIFGFTSSSNANAKTIGFRNLVHYKIEDKKLVFFLDGKEFEITSRFPGKHYLTNSLAGVLAAYSLGADPKEAAKSVSGYAGVKRRLEYIGNKNGVDIYDDYGHHPTEVQAVLSSIRELSGGRGKPVILFQPHRYTRTKNLYQDFAKSLDQVETVLLLPIYSAGEDPIPGVSSELIADKMRIRPKILSGDLDADLLTLKELLRPGDVFVSLGAGNVRDWGLELLKS from the coding sequence ATGGAAAGCGGGTCTCTTAAACAAAGACTGGGCTTTTCCAAACCTTTTTTCCTTGGGATCGGCGGCTCCGGTATGTCCAGCCTGGCTCATATATTGGCGGATGCCGGTTTCGAAGTTTCAGGCTATGATGGAAAAAAAAGCCAGGTCACTGAAAACTTAGAGAAGAAGGGAGTAAAAATATTCTCCAAACTTGATGATCTAGGGGAGAATATCGACTACGACTCTGCGATCTATTCTTCTGCCATTCGTTTGGATTCTCATCCGATTGCTATATTCTTTAAACAGAAAGGAATTAGATTCTTTCATAGATCGGAAGTATTGCATAGTTGTTTTGAACATCTTACCTGCATCGCAGTAGGCGGCTCTCATGGAAAAACCACGACCACTGCGATGACAGCTCATATACTTAACGATCTGGGATATTCTCCTTCTGTAATGGTGGGAGGAGATGTTTCCTTTTTAAACGGAGTAGGTGGAAGGTTTTCTTCCGGTAAGATAGGAGTTTTTGAATCGGACGAATCCGACGGAACATTCTTAAATCATAAAGCCCAGGTGCGTATTCTTACGAATATTGATGAAGACCATTTGGACTTCTATCATACTAGGGAGAAGTTGTTAGAGGCCTTCTCTAAATTTATTTCTTCCGGAACCGAGACTGTGGTTTTAGATCTGGATGATCCAGGGATATCTGACTGCCTTGAGCTAATACAAGATAAGTCTAAAATTTTCGGATTTACTTCCTCTTCGAACGCGAATGCTAAAACGATCGGCTTTAGAAATTTAGTACATTATAAAATAGAAGATAAGAAGCTGGTATTCTTCCTGGATGGAAAAGAGTTCGAAATTACTTCCAGATTTCCGGGAAAGCATTATCTCACTAATTCGCTTGCAGGAGTTCTTGCTGCTTATTCTTTAGGAGCAGATCCCAAAGAGGCAGCAAAGTCTGTCTCTGGATATGCAGGAGTCAAACGTAGATTAGAATATATTGGGAATAAGAATGGTGTGGATATTTATGATGACTATGGGCATCATCCCACTGAAGTCCAAGCAGTTCTTTCTTCGATCCGAGAGTTATCCGGAGGAAGAGGAAAGCCTGTTATCTTATTCCAGCCTCATAGATATACTCGTACTAAAAACTTATACCAAGACTTTGCTAAAAGTTTGGACCAAGTGGAGACAGTTCTACTTCTTCCTATCTATTCCGCAGGAGAAGATCCGATCCCTGGAGTTTCTTCCGAACTCATCGCCGATAAAATGAGGATTAGGCCTAAAATCCTTTCGGGGGATCTTGATGCAGATCTCTTAACTTTAAAAGAACTACTTAGGCCTGGAGATGTATTTGTAAGTTTAGGGGCGGGGAATGTTCGGGACTGGGGACTTGAACTCTTAAAGTCTTAA
- a CDS encoding lipoprotein signal peptidase, with protein sequence MKYFEKKFLEVYPPIFIISVIVGTVIDLVTKYIAILYLRPHNPIELLGDFFRLTLTFNTGFVMGLFQGFPRTSLALTAVAILVLIAYRWKNSDLGHPAGWALVMSGAFGNFIDKFFVKIIGIGAEFGFVENRYEGRFIGVVDFLDFDWPNWLLIDRWPAFNFADSCVSVGLVILILTMKIEEDKK encoded by the coding sequence GTGAAATATTTCGAAAAGAAGTTCTTAGAAGTATACCCGCCTATCTTCATTATCAGTGTTATTGTTGGAACAGTTATAGATCTGGTAACCAAATACATCGCGATACTATACCTAAGACCTCATAATCCGATCGAATTGCTTGGGGATTTTTTCCGTTTAACCCTTACTTTCAATACAGGTTTTGTGATGGGTCTCTTTCAGGGATTTCCAAGAACCTCTTTGGCTCTGACTGCAGTTGCGATCTTAGTTCTAATCGCATATCGTTGGAAAAATTCGGATCTAGGACATCCTGCCGGTTGGGCCTTGGTAATGTCCGGAGCATTCGGAAATTTTATAGATAAGTTTTTCGTAAAAATTATCGGGATCGGAGCTGAGTTCGGATTCGTTGAAAATCGTTATGAAGGAAGATTTATCGGAGTCGTGGACTTCTTAGACTTCGATTGGCCGAACTGGCTTTTAATCGACAGATGGCCTGCATTCAATTTTGCAGATTCCTGCGTGAGTGTGGGACTGGTGATCCTGATCCTGACCATGAAAATCGAAGAGGATAAGAAGTAA
- the purE gene encoding 5-(carboxyamino)imidazole ribonucleotide mutase, whose amino-acid sequence MKTKVAVIMGSSSDWETMKEAVSILKQFGIECHTEIVSAHRSPELLFEFSKSARSNGFEIIIAGAGGAAHLPGMVASLTTLPVLGVPVQSKALSGMDSLLSIVQMPGGVPVGTLAIGTAGAKNAGLLAARILSLQDETLSKKLEQYRNDIREEALSKNKDLI is encoded by the coding sequence GTGAAAACGAAAGTTGCGGTTATAATGGGAAGCAGTTCCGATTGGGAAACCATGAAAGAAGCGGTATCAATCTTGAAACAGTTCGGGATAGAATGCCATACCGAAATCGTATCTGCTCATCGTTCTCCAGAGTTATTATTCGAATTTTCTAAATCCGCGAGATCTAATGGTTTTGAGATCATCATCGCAGGCGCAGGTGGAGCGGCTCATCTTCCTGGTATGGTAGCTTCTCTCACTACTCTACCTGTTCTTGGAGTGCCCGTACAAAGTAAGGCGCTATCCGGAATGGATAGCTTGTTATCCATAGTACAGATGCCTGGAGGAGTTCCTGTCGGAACACTTGCAATCGGTACTGCAGGAGCAAAGAATGCTGGGCTACTCGCCGCAAGAATATTGTCCCTACAAGATGAAACATTATCTAAAAAATTGGAACAATACAGAAACGATATTAGAGAAGAAGCATTGTCCAAAAACAAAGATCTAATATGA
- a CDS encoding ABC1 kinase family protein: MPSSSQSTNSNQLPSYSARGRYYRGSFFLWKKIISLFWYYKFVRLFLSSKSREERELEFYKSLGLECRDFFLKMGGVYVKLGQYFASLSHLFPESFTEPLQDLQDRVPPHPFLEIKERFKKEFGKEIAEVFPDISEAPLASASIAQVHSATFKGEKVAVKILYPGIEDIIEKDLKAVRTFLKRINRFLVTFDFKIVHKEIAKLVGRETDLRLEAESMDRMARYFAEEPDYVFPKLIPEWSGKSVLTAQFIEGKRITQAGTLKKGQAKSRPVDLLIRAYILMIFEYRFYHADPHPGNMIYTPDEKLCFIDFGAVGEIPPSQAIALRKIILCAMTKDYPALVEALDELGLVSKKADREKLEEVVRYSMEKLSKFLSDTDSFKNIKFEQIHTPEDLKFLKEINSSLRGLLRMIQLPTALVPLERVLGLLVGITANLDPYRTVLDYGEKPFKGLVFQGENQWQKVLVQEGGIWGQAVSLPGELLQAVKNLNRGKQAYKLPDLEQHTKKMYSLGHQIISTAFILFGIHYGTDRLDRGIETQAMAAYGVSVFFGILLALSVIKNKFSSKRNRQ, from the coding sequence ATGCCTTCAAGTTCCCAATCCACAAATTCAAATCAATTGCCTTCCTATTCCGCGAGAGGAAGATACTATAGAGGTAGCTTCTTTCTTTGGAAAAAAATTATCAGTCTATTTTGGTATTATAAATTTGTAAGATTATTCCTTTCTTCCAAATCAAGAGAGGAAAGAGAATTAGAATTTTATAAATCGTTGGGCTTGGAATGTAGAGACTTCTTCCTGAAAATGGGAGGAGTGTATGTAAAACTAGGCCAGTATTTCGCATCACTTTCTCATTTATTCCCTGAAAGTTTTACTGAACCATTACAGGACTTACAAGATAGAGTTCCTCCTCATCCTTTTCTGGAAATTAAAGAAAGATTTAAAAAAGAATTCGGGAAAGAAATTGCAGAAGTATTCCCGGATATTTCAGAAGCGCCTCTTGCTTCTGCATCCATCGCTCAGGTGCATTCTGCCACTTTTAAGGGAGAAAAAGTGGCGGTTAAAATTTTATATCCAGGCATTGAAGATATTATCGAAAAAGATCTGAAGGCGGTCCGTACGTTCCTGAAAAGGATCAATCGATTCTTAGTCACATTCGATTTCAAAATAGTCCATAAAGAAATTGCGAAGTTAGTGGGAAGAGAAACGGATCTTCGTTTAGAAGCTGAGTCTATGGATCGTATGGCCAGATACTTTGCAGAAGAGCCGGATTACGTTTTTCCTAAACTGATCCCTGAGTGGAGCGGTAAGAGTGTTTTGACCGCTCAGTTTATAGAAGGGAAGCGAATCACCCAAGCTGGCACTTTAAAAAAAGGGCAGGCAAAGTCTCGGCCTGTGGATCTTCTAATTAGAGCTTATATTCTTATGATATTTGAATATAGGTTTTATCATGCAGACCCTCATCCAGGAAATATGATCTACACTCCGGATGAAAAACTTTGTTTTATAGATTTCGGAGCGGTAGGGGAGATCCCTCCTAGCCAAGCTATCGCACTTAGGAAAATAATTCTGTGTGCTATGACGAAGGACTATCCCGCTCTTGTAGAGGCCCTCGACGAGCTCGGGCTTGTTTCTAAGAAGGCTGATAGGGAGAAGTTGGAAGAAGTGGTCCGTTATTCTATGGAAAAACTTTCTAAGTTTCTTTCCGATACGGATTCATTTAAGAATATTAAATTCGAACAGATCCATACTCCTGAAGATCTGAAATTTCTAAAAGAGATCAATTCAAGTCTTAGAGGACTTCTTAGAATGATCCAATTACCGACCGCTCTTGTTCCATTGGAAAGAGTTCTTGGTCTTCTTGTCGGAATTACCGCAAACTTAGATCCGTATCGTACCGTTTTGGATTATGGCGAAAAACCTTTCAAAGGTCTGGTCTTCCAAGGAGAGAACCAATGGCAGAAGGTCCTGGTCCAGGAAGGTGGTATCTGGGGTCAGGCAGTTTCTCTTCCGGGAGAATTATTACAGGCGGTTAAAAATTTAAACCGAGGAAAGCAGGCATATAAACTTCCGGATCTGGAACAACATACCAAGAAGATGTATTCTTTAGGTCATCAGATTATCAGCACTGCATTTATACTTTTTGGTATCCATTATGGAACCGATAGATTGGATAGAGGGATCGAAACTCAAGCAATGGCAGCTTACGGGGTATCCGTTTTCTTCGGAATCCTCCTTGCTCTATCCGTTATCAAAAATAAATTCAGCTCTAAAAGGAATCGTCAGTGA
- a CDS encoding glycosyltransferase family 4 protein has product METYSFELYSGLLTEYNIKLLALPGKSNGKPPSLLSLGLFIARVTLYCLLYGRKFDRVIFTDTLLFPAALTHSLVNRKAKRISVLYGLDLVYSNRKGFAPFVYGFILKFIASIRKIFFKIVTISRSTQSIAISKGFDNTLIIVPALPNQGFTSNLPNVFTKPDKYSVSEQPIFYFGRLIPRKGSLWFAKEVLPNLPDEVSFFVSGTINDPAYAEELFSCPKVIYLGTIPGNEIVNYIRYSSLVVMPNIKIPGSTDREGFGLVAVEASSVGCRLIASDLEGLSDAVKEGVTGFQVTPNDPEKWIDKIRELLSQSQKEKEEWIRSSSTATREIYSQSLLVRKFSDLLEFKSNQK; this is encoded by the coding sequence ATGGAAACATATTCCTTTGAACTTTATTCAGGCTTATTGACTGAGTATAATATAAAACTTTTAGCTCTTCCCGGAAAAAGCAATGGCAAACCCCCTAGCTTGTTATCATTAGGCCTTTTTATTGCAAGAGTAACCTTGTATTGCCTATTGTACGGACGAAAATTCGATCGGGTCATATTTACAGATACTCTTTTGTTTCCAGCCGCTCTTACTCATTCTTTAGTAAATAGAAAGGCAAAACGTATCTCAGTTCTGTATGGACTAGATTTAGTGTATTCGAATCGGAAAGGGTTTGCTCCATTTGTATATGGATTCATTCTGAAATTTATCGCAAGTATTCGAAAGATTTTCTTTAAAATTGTTACAATTTCGCGATCAACGCAATCAATTGCAATTTCGAAAGGATTTGATAATACTTTAATTATTGTACCCGCGTTACCAAATCAAGGGTTCACTTCTAACCTACCGAATGTTTTTACAAAGCCGGATAAATATTCAGTCAGTGAACAACCAATTTTCTATTTTGGAAGATTAATCCCTCGAAAAGGCTCCCTTTGGTTTGCTAAAGAGGTCTTACCCAACTTACCGGACGAAGTCTCCTTTTTTGTTTCTGGTACGATAAATGATCCTGCTTACGCTGAAGAATTATTTTCCTGCCCTAAGGTAATATATTTAGGCACAATACCAGGAAACGAAATTGTAAATTATATTCGTTATAGCTCTCTGGTAGTTATGCCTAACATAAAAATTCCCGGTAGCACCGACAGGGAGGGATTTGGATTAGTAGCAGTTGAAGCCTCGTCAGTCGGATGTAGGTTGATCGCGAGCGATCTAGAAGGCCTGTCAGATGCCGTGAAAGAAGGCGTTACCGGTTTTCAAGTTACTCCTAATGATCCGGAAAAATGGATCGATAAAATCAGAGAATTGCTTTCTCAATCCCAAAAAGAAAAAGAAGAATGGATTCGCTCATCCTCGACCGCCACCAGGGAAATCTATTCACAATCCCTACTAGTACGTAAATTTTCAGATTTGCTAGAATTCAAATCGAATCAGAAATAA
- a CDS encoding UDP-N-acetylmuramoyl-tripeptide--D-alanyl-D-alanine ligase, whose product MKAPFQYDPETVRRVLQSPSDFSFQKESEIKSISTASGMVEPGTLFIPLRGNRDGHEFISDALEKGASYFLCEKGHPILESLNSEQRSKAIQVKDTLLALGKLATFHRSRFNPILIAVTGSSGKTTTKEILSSCLSPLEEGLLVTEKNYNNEIGVPFTLFKINSKTRYVVCEMGMNHAGEISRLTKMASPNYSLITTIGTAHIELLGSRKGIAKAKAEVLEGMHKGGVLFYPETGEYKNFLKRRCLRYGIKFKSVPLKRRIEIIETNRDGFKISFLNYSLNWSLPGIKLLENLALCVSMLEELGTPTDWIQNGIQNFRSGDKRLDFQAGNYKILNDTYNANRESMLSSLEACSQIAGEEGFYAVLGDMKEVGNYSRKFHTEIGSFAASLKNCKGIFLFGTESSHALKSFRKKASSDLLSFSFPGDEEGLKNLVDTIRKEVPKGSYLLAKASRGMRLERAVEELNSGTKDSSMFSGLPVDRS is encoded by the coding sequence ATGAAAGCCCCATTCCAGTACGATCCTGAAACAGTAAGAAGGGTATTACAAAGTCCATCCGACTTCTCCTTTCAAAAAGAATCGGAGATAAAAAGTATCAGCACGGCATCCGGAATGGTGGAACCTGGAACCTTATTCATTCCCTTAAGAGGAAACAGGGATGGACATGAATTTATCTCGGACGCCTTGGAAAAAGGTGCTTCTTATTTTTTATGCGAGAAGGGTCATCCGATTTTAGAAAGTCTCAATTCGGAACAAAGATCAAAAGCGATCCAAGTCAAGGACACATTGCTCGCATTAGGAAAACTTGCAACATTTCATAGATCTAGATTCAATCCCATCTTAATCGCAGTCACCGGCTCCAGCGGAAAGACCACCACAAAAGAGATCTTGTCCTCTTGTCTTTCACCCTTGGAAGAAGGGTTACTGGTCACGGAAAAAAACTATAATAACGAGATAGGAGTTCCATTCACATTATTCAAGATCAACTCCAAAACTAGATATGTTGTATGCGAGATGGGAATGAACCATGCTGGAGAAATTTCCAGGCTGACTAAGATGGCGAGTCCTAATTATTCTCTCATCACTACAATTGGAACGGCTCATATAGAATTACTAGGTTCCAGAAAAGGGATCGCAAAAGCAAAGGCAGAAGTTTTAGAGGGAATGCACAAAGGTGGAGTGCTATTCTATCCGGAGACAGGAGAATATAAGAATTTCCTAAAGCGAAGATGCCTGCGTTACGGGATTAAGTTCAAATCGGTTCCTCTAAAAAGGAGGATAGAAATTATAGAAACCAATCGGGATGGTTTTAAGATCTCCTTCCTGAACTATTCTCTGAATTGGAGCCTTCCCGGGATCAAACTTTTGGAAAATCTAGCATTGTGCGTATCTATGTTAGAAGAGTTAGGAACTCCTACCGATTGGATTCAAAATGGGATCCAAAATTTCAGATCCGGCGACAAACGATTGGATTTCCAAGCAGGAAATTATAAAATTCTGAACGATACATACAATGCAAATAGAGAATCCATGTTATCTTCTCTCGAGGCATGTTCTCAGATCGCCGGGGAAGAAGGATTTTACGCAGTACTAGGAGACATGAAAGAAGTCGGAAATTATTCCCGAAAGTTCCATACTGAGATAGGAAGTTTTGCAGCGAGTTTAAAGAACTGCAAAGGTATCTTCTTATTCGGCACTGAATCTTCTCACGCTCTAAAGAGTTTCCGAAAAAAAGCGAGTTCGGACCTTCTATCCTTCTCCTTCCCAGGAGACGAAGAAGGACTTAAAAACTTAGTGGATACAATCCGCAAAGAAGTGCCTAAGGGTTCTTATCTATTAGCAAAGGCCTCCAGAGGAATGAGATTAGAAAGAGCCGTAGAAGAATTAAATTCAGGAACAAAGGATTCGTCCATGTTTTCGGGCTTGCCGGTGGATCGATCTTAA
- a CDS encoding Gfo/Idh/MocA family protein: MRKTKVVLIGLGRIASSLEKDPYRSKPCTHSGVLFSSWGKKNFEFVGGFDPNPDKREKFCKQWKLPEEFTFAGPDRFSSKSKPDLAIISSPSENHYKSALEWIDKGVKNFLIEKPVCETFLQAKDLEKISRKKGIRIWINHERRYHPKYAWAKQVLDSQKYGQIRTIRASVLTSALAPGRAFQGRTGPLFHDGTHAVDLIYWFLGKPDRIRSSLTRRKGIPIEDRALAFLEYKSGPVVFLEAGGMRKYFQFEMDIMTEEARILLSNDGMRLFVSKPSKKYKGFNSLTEVTFPEKSFLGSNPFMNLYTEIRNVLTGKSARMTGDIGENLGIMELLHKIKTGAEIRTVSEI; the protein is encoded by the coding sequence ATGCGAAAGACCAAGGTAGTTTTAATCGGTTTGGGAAGGATCGCTTCCTCCTTGGAAAAAGATCCCTATCGGTCCAAACCTTGCACTCATTCCGGGGTCCTGTTCTCTTCTTGGGGTAAAAAGAATTTTGAGTTTGTGGGAGGCTTCGATCCTAATCCGGATAAAAGGGAGAAGTTTTGCAAGCAGTGGAAATTACCCGAGGAGTTTACATTCGCAGGTCCAGATCGTTTTTCTTCTAAAAGTAAACCGGACCTTGCAATCATCTCAAGTCCTTCTGAAAATCATTATAAGAGTGCGTTAGAATGGATAGACAAAGGTGTTAAAAATTTTCTGATCGAAAAACCGGTTTGCGAAACTTTCTTACAAGCCAAGGACTTGGAAAAAATTTCCCGTAAGAAAGGGATCCGAATTTGGATCAATCATGAGAGAAGATACCATCCTAAATATGCATGGGCAAAGCAGGTTCTGGATTCCCAAAAATACGGACAGATCCGTACTATCCGAGCCTCTGTTTTGACTTCTGCCTTGGCTCCGGGTAGAGCATTCCAAGGAAGGACCGGGCCATTATTCCATGATGGGACTCATGCAGTGGATTTAATCTATTGGTTTTTGGGCAAACCGGATCGAATTCGATCTTCTTTGACTCGAAGAAAAGGGATCCCAATTGAGGATCGAGCGTTGGCGTTCTTGGAATATAAGTCTGGGCCGGTGGTGTTTCTGGAAGCAGGAGGGATGAGGAAGTATTTTCAATTCGAGATGGATATCATGACCGAAGAGGCCCGTATTCTTCTCTCCAATGATGGTATGAGGCTTTTCGTTTCCAAACCTTCTAAGAAATACAAAGGATTTAATAGTTTGACGGAAGTCACATTTCCGGAAAAATCATTCCTCGGATCAAACCCGTTTATGAACCTTTATACGGAGATACGCAATGTTCTTACGGGAAAATCAGCAAGAATGACCGGTGACATTGGAGAAAATCTAGGAATCATGGAACTTTTACATAAGATCAAAACCGGCGCCGAGATCAGAACGGTTTCGGAAATCTAA
- a CDS encoding class I SAM-dependent methyltransferase — MATLENRDLKPHAILDESSRYKKAKKIHLLTEKFGLHRKGTLLEVGTGSGFIAAYFTKIFSEVNSVDVNDQRQTVENIRFKKIEGTKLPFKNEYFDLVITNHVIEHVGNYENQIDHLKEISRVLKKDGMLYLAVPNRWRLIEPHYKLPLLSWLPHFLSNLYVRLTRKGDFYDCFPLSRSAAFLILKKTGFEVKEATMEAIRIYAEIESPSPIIKFFISQLPSWVYIPLMPWMSTLIFVCKKKGFLGFDK; from the coding sequence ATGGCAACATTAGAAAATAGGGATTTAAAACCGCATGCGATTTTAGATGAAAGCTCAAGATATAAAAAGGCGAAGAAAATCCATCTTCTAACGGAAAAATTCGGATTACATAGAAAAGGAACCTTACTCGAAGTAGGAACCGGATCCGGTTTTATCGCTGCTTATTTTACGAAAATATTCTCGGAAGTAAATTCCGTAGATGTGAACGATCAAAGGCAAACAGTCGAAAATATACGTTTCAAAAAAATAGAAGGTACAAAACTCCCGTTTAAAAATGAATACTTTGATTTAGTAATTACAAATCACGTAATAGAGCACGTCGGTAATTATGAAAATCAAATCGATCATTTGAAAGAAATTTCAAGAGTGTTAAAAAAAGATGGGATGTTATATTTAGCTGTCCCAAATCGTTGGCGACTAATCGAACCTCATTATAAATTGCCACTACTGAGTTGGCTCCCACATTTTTTATCTAATTTATACGTAAGGCTGACCCGGAAAGGAGATTTTTATGATTGTTTTCCACTCTCAAGATCGGCTGCATTTTTGATCTTAAAAAAGACCGGCTTCGAAGTAAAAGAAGCAACAATGGAGGCAATTCGGATATACGCGGAAATAGAATCCCCTAGTCCCATTATTAAATTCTTCATTTCGCAGCTACCATCTTGGGTTTATATTCCTTTAATGCCATGGATGTCGACTTTAATATTCGTTTGTAAAAAAAAAGGTTTCTTAGGTTTTGATAAATGA
- a CDS encoding 5-(carboxyamino)imidazole ribonucleotide synthase, with translation MTKILYPPARLGVMGSGQLGRMFAQEAIRMGYQVSVYSPERNSPASLAGASEIVAPYEDESSLQIFLKSIDALTFEFENIPGAELNFISEYSEKYSLPVFPSPENIRIAQHRIREKTLFTKLGLPTVPFYPITNKAEATKAAETSKFPAVLKTSSFGYDGKGQTKFKTKEEFRAWVGSLGQEPLDLILEEWYEFDKEGSVILARDQKGNTLCFSPSENIHKNHILDTTIHPGNFSDSLKKQMIESAKTLAEGIDYVGVFGLEFFIKGDKIVLNEFAPRPHNSGHFSQNGANISQFQLQLRCLTGLPFPSKLSSLTSSMKNILGQDYLPDSALWAKYLADERYALHLYGKSDPRQDRKMGHWNYVGDGAERAFPQ, from the coding sequence ATGACAAAAATTCTATATCCTCCCGCAAGGCTTGGAGTGATGGGATCGGGACAGCTCGGAAGAATGTTCGCGCAGGAAGCGATCCGAATGGGCTATCAGGTGTCCGTTTATTCTCCGGAAAGAAATAGTCCGGCTTCTCTGGCAGGAGCCTCCGAAATCGTTGCGCCTTACGAAGATGAGAGTTCACTTCAAATATTTTTAAAGTCCATAGACGCACTTACATTCGAATTTGAGAATATACCAGGAGCCGAGTTGAACTTTATCTCGGAATATTCTGAGAAATATTCTCTTCCGGTTTTCCCGAGTCCGGAAAATATCCGGATCGCACAACATAGGATCAGAGAAAAAACATTATTTACTAAATTAGGACTTCCTACTGTACCTTTTTATCCGATCACAAATAAGGCAGAAGCAACCAAGGCAGCAGAGACATCCAAATTCCCTGCGGTATTAAAAACTTCTTCCTTCGGTTACGACGGAAAGGGACAAACTAAATTCAAGACCAAAGAAGAATTCAGAGCATGGGTCGGTTCGCTCGGACAAGAACCGTTGGATCTGATCTTAGAAGAATGGTACGAGTTCGATAAAGAAGGTTCTGTGATCTTAGCAAGAGACCAGAAAGGAAATACACTTTGTTTTTCGCCTTCCGAAAATATTCATAAAAATCATATCTTAGATACTACCATCCATCCTGGAAATTTTTCAGACTCTCTCAAAAAACAAATGATAGAATCCGCAAAAACCCTAGCAGAAGGAATCGATTATGTAGGAGTATTCGGATTGGAATTTTTTATCAAAGGTGATAAGATCGTTCTGAATGAATTTGCTCCAAGACCTCATAACTCAGGTCACTTCTCTCAAAATGGAGCAAATATTTCTCAGTTTCAGCTTCAATTAAGATGTCTTACCGGACTTCCATTTCCTTCGAAACTTTCTTCTCTAACATCTTCCATGAAAAATATTTTAGGGCAAGATTACCTTCCCGACTCCGCACTTTGGGCAAAGTATCTTGCGGATGAGAGATACGCTTTGCATCTTTACGGTAAGTCCGACCCAAGGCAGGACCGTAAGATGGGACATTGGAATTACGTGGGAGATGGAGCGGAGAGGGCGTTTCCTCAGTAA
- a CDS encoding glycosyltransferase family 2 protein, with amino-acid sequence MKLVINIPCYNEEKTLSTVLAEIPKKIPGIKTIEVQIVDDGSTDRTSEIAAAYGCKIISHKKNLGLGRAFKSGVEAALESGADIFVNTDADNQYPSSYISDLITPVMNGSADIAIGNRVPWKVEHFSPLKKTLQWFGNLIVRNLIGTNIPDTVSGFRAYSRESLLRLNVTTKFSYVLDTIVQAVKMDLTVSSIPIPTNPPTRKSRLFKNIFQHMWKSGTSLVRLLIIYRPFQFFGVLAVTTFVPALAIAIRFLIFFYLGIGKGHVQSLLFAVVLVIISGLFLVSAILAFLIGMNRKLNEEILYYEKKRTFSK; translated from the coding sequence ATGAAGTTAGTAATCAATATCCCTTGCTATAACGAGGAAAAAACTCTTTCTACGGTGCTTGCAGAGATCCCTAAAAAGATCCCCGGTATCAAAACGATAGAAGTTCAGATTGTGGATGACGGTTCCACGGATCGTACCTCGGAGATTGCGGCTGCATACGGCTGTAAAATTATTTCTCACAAAAAAAATCTAGGACTTGGCAGAGCATTCAAGTCCGGAGTAGAAGCTGCTTTGGAAAGTGGTGCGGATATTTTCGTAAACACTGACGCCGATAACCAGTATCCTTCTTCTTATATTTCCGATCTGATCACTCCGGTTATGAATGGTTCTGCGGACATCGCCATCGGGAACAGAGTCCCATGGAAAGTGGAACATTTTTCTCCGTTAAAGAAAACTCTTCAATGGTTCGGAAATCTAATCGTCCGAAATCTGATCGGCACCAATATCCCCGATACTGTTTCCGGATTTAGGGCCTACTCAAGAGAAAGTCTTTTAAGGCTGAATGTTACTACTAAGTTTTCTTATGTTTTAGATACGATCGTACAAGCAGTCAAAATGGATCTGACTGTTTCTTCCATTCCGATCCCGACCAACCCGCCTACTAGAAAGTCTAGGCTGTTTAAGAATATTTTCCAACATATGTGGAAGTCAGGGACCTCCTTGGTAAGGTTACTCATCATTTACAGGCCTTTTCAATTTTTTGGGGTTTTGGCAGTTACTACTTTTGTTCCCGCATTAGCGATTGCGATCCGGTTTTTGATCTTTTTCTATTTAGGGATCGGAAAAGGGCATGTGCAGTCTTTACTGTTTGCTGTCGTATTGGTGATTATATCCGGTTTATTTTTGGTTTCTGCGATCCTTGCGTTTTTGATCGGGATGAATCGGAAATTGAACGAAGAGATTTTATATTACGAGAAGAAGAGGACTTTTTCAAAATAA